From one Triticum aestivum cultivar Chinese Spring chromosome 4B, IWGSC CS RefSeq v2.1, whole genome shotgun sequence genomic stretch:
- the LOC123092950 gene encoding SEC14 cytosolic factor isoform X2, whose amino-acid sequence MAKVAAMAMEKVDAKDREKIEAVRKVMRKQAPLSPKQAEYCNDACVERFLRAKGDNVKKAAKTLRAVLSWRETIGADHIIADEFSGELSEGMAYVAGHDDDNRPVLMFKIKQDDYPKYQPQKSFVRFLVFTLEVAVASMNRFVDQFVLLFDASFFRSASAFLNLLMGTLKIVADYYPGRLHRAFVTDPPSLFSVMWKGVRPFVDLAPATAVVSSLDFEDSLEDASFTAYPRTASLRFEPSVAAVLTAGGKAAGAVGSASSRFAFSVSDNALKPWYLSTTPAPGPRSVVPASSSPSLVGASPLSARSFSFASPAARSTPTPVQQQQPRAARAPPTPSAAKGGQKTPSPLPPQQQQQFPRTPRPSFLQSPFTFRKDGQASRVERERESFLPFLRFYRRPYDEITYRAMMRRPLGGLIAIVAEDFRPMSAQQPLRRHAGALHHQHHHHQHQHQRI is encoded by the exons ATGGCGAAGGTCGCTGCCATGGCCATGGAGAAGGTGGACGCCAAGGACCGGGAGAAGATCGAGGCCGTCCGCAAGGTGATGCGCAAGCAGGCGCCGCTCTCCCCCAAGCAG GCGGAGTACTGCAACGACGCGTGCGTGGAGCGGTTCCTCCGGGCCAAGGGCGACAACGTGAAGAAGGCGGCCAAGACCCTGCGGGCCGTCCTGTCGTGGAGGGAGACCATCGGAGCAG ATCACATCATCGCCGACGAGTTCTCCGGCGAGCTGTCCGAAGGCATGGCCTACGTCGCCGGGCACGACGACGACAACCGCCCCGTCCTG ATGTTCAAAATCAAGCAGGATGACTACCCGAAGTACCAGCCTCAGAAATC GTTCGTGCGGTTCCTGGTGTTCACGCTGGAGGTGGCGGTGGCGTCCATGAACCGCTTCGTGGACCAGTTCGTGCTCCTCTTCGACGCAA GCTTTTTCCGGTCGGCGTCGGCTTTCCTCAACCTCTTGATGGGCACGCTCAAGATCGTCGCCGACTACTACCCCGGCCGCCTCCACCGCGCCTTCGTCACCGACCCGCCATCCCTCTTCTCCGTCATGTGGAAG GGAGTGCGCCCGTTCGTGGACCTGGCGCCGGCGACGGCGGTGGTGAGCTCGCTGGACTTCGAGGACTCGCTGGAGGACGCGTCCTTCACGGCCTACCCGCGGACGGCGTCGCTGCGGTTCGAGCCCTCCGTGGCGGCCGTGCTGACGGCGGGGGGGAAGGCGGCCGGCGCCGTGGGCTCCGCCTCGTCGCGCTTCGCCTTCAGCGTGTCGGACAACGCGCTCAAGCCGTGGTACCTCTCCACCACGCCGGCGCCGGGCCCGCGCTCCGTCGTGCCGGCCTCCTCCAGCCCATCCCTCGTCGGCGCGTCCCCGCTCTCCGCGCGCTCCTTCTCCTTTGCCTCGCCCGCCGCGCGCTCCACGCCGACAcccgtccagcagcagcagccgcgcGCAGCCCGCGCGCCGCCGACGCCGTCCGCGGCCAAGGGAGGACAGAAGACGCCCTCTCCTCtgccgccgcagcagcagcagcagttcccGCGGACGCCGAGGCCGTCGTTCCTGCAGTCGCCGTTCACGTTCCGCAAGGACGGGCAGGCCAGCCGGGTGGAGCGGGAGCGCGAGTCCTTCCTGCCCTTCCTGCGCTTCTACCGCCGGCCATACGACGAGATAACCTACCGCGCCATGATGCGGCGGCCGCTCGGCGGGCTCATAGCCATCGTCGCCGAGGACTTCAGGCCCATGTCCGCCCAGCAGCCGCTGCGCCGGCACGCCGGAGCGCTccatcaccagcaccaccaccatcaGCACCAGCACCAGAGGATCTGA
- the LOC123092950 gene encoding SEC14 cytosolic factor isoform X1, whose protein sequence is MAKVAAMAMEKVDAKDREKIEAVRKVMRKQAPLSPKQVCTAEYCNDACVERFLRAKGDNVKKAAKTLRAVLSWRETIGADHIIADEFSGELSEGMAYVAGHDDDNRPVLMFKIKQDDYPKYQPQKSFVRFLVFTLEVAVASMNRFVDQFVLLFDASFFRSASAFLNLLMGTLKIVADYYPGRLHRAFVTDPPSLFSVMWKGVRPFVDLAPATAVVSSLDFEDSLEDASFTAYPRTASLRFEPSVAAVLTAGGKAAGAVGSASSRFAFSVSDNALKPWYLSTTPAPGPRSVVPASSSPSLVGASPLSARSFSFASPAARSTPTPVQQQQPRAARAPPTPSAAKGGQKTPSPLPPQQQQQFPRTPRPSFLQSPFTFRKDGQASRVERERESFLPFLRFYRRPYDEITYRAMMRRPLGGLIAIVAEDFRPMSAQQPLRRHAGALHHQHHHHQHQHQRI, encoded by the exons ATGGCGAAGGTCGCTGCCATGGCCATGGAGAAGGTGGACGCCAAGGACCGGGAGAAGATCGAGGCCGTCCGCAAGGTGATGCGCAAGCAGGCGCCGCTCTCCCCCAAGCAGGTATGCACC GCGGAGTACTGCAACGACGCGTGCGTGGAGCGGTTCCTCCGGGCCAAGGGCGACAACGTGAAGAAGGCGGCCAAGACCCTGCGGGCCGTCCTGTCGTGGAGGGAGACCATCGGAGCAG ATCACATCATCGCCGACGAGTTCTCCGGCGAGCTGTCCGAAGGCATGGCCTACGTCGCCGGGCACGACGACGACAACCGCCCCGTCCTG ATGTTCAAAATCAAGCAGGATGACTACCCGAAGTACCAGCCTCAGAAATC GTTCGTGCGGTTCCTGGTGTTCACGCTGGAGGTGGCGGTGGCGTCCATGAACCGCTTCGTGGACCAGTTCGTGCTCCTCTTCGACGCAA GCTTTTTCCGGTCGGCGTCGGCTTTCCTCAACCTCTTGATGGGCACGCTCAAGATCGTCGCCGACTACTACCCCGGCCGCCTCCACCGCGCCTTCGTCACCGACCCGCCATCCCTCTTCTCCGTCATGTGGAAG GGAGTGCGCCCGTTCGTGGACCTGGCGCCGGCGACGGCGGTGGTGAGCTCGCTGGACTTCGAGGACTCGCTGGAGGACGCGTCCTTCACGGCCTACCCGCGGACGGCGTCGCTGCGGTTCGAGCCCTCCGTGGCGGCCGTGCTGACGGCGGGGGGGAAGGCGGCCGGCGCCGTGGGCTCCGCCTCGTCGCGCTTCGCCTTCAGCGTGTCGGACAACGCGCTCAAGCCGTGGTACCTCTCCACCACGCCGGCGCCGGGCCCGCGCTCCGTCGTGCCGGCCTCCTCCAGCCCATCCCTCGTCGGCGCGTCCCCGCTCTCCGCGCGCTCCTTCTCCTTTGCCTCGCCCGCCGCGCGCTCCACGCCGACAcccgtccagcagcagcagccgcgcGCAGCCCGCGCGCCGCCGACGCCGTCCGCGGCCAAGGGAGGACAGAAGACGCCCTCTCCTCtgccgccgcagcagcagcagcagttcccGCGGACGCCGAGGCCGTCGTTCCTGCAGTCGCCGTTCACGTTCCGCAAGGACGGGCAGGCCAGCCGGGTGGAGCGGGAGCGCGAGTCCTTCCTGCCCTTCCTGCGCTTCTACCGCCGGCCATACGACGAGATAACCTACCGCGCCATGATGCGGCGGCCGCTCGGCGGGCTCATAGCCATCGTCGCCGAGGACTTCAGGCCCATGTCCGCCCAGCAGCCGCTGCGCCGGCACGCCGGAGCGCTccatcaccagcaccaccaccatcaGCACCAGCACCAGAGGATCTGA